From the genome of Sphingobacterium sp. UGAL515B_05:
ATAGTATAATTTGAAGCCCTGTTCATACAAATGACAGGGCTTCTTTTTTGCCCTATGCTTCCGAAATACGGGTCCTCAACTACCATCTCCACCTGGAGGATAAGTAGGTGGAATAGATGGTAGTGATGGATATGATGGCCGTGACGGTGGAAAACCTAGATTACTTGATGGGGGTGGCACATTCACGATAAGGTTCGCGGTAAGATTCGGACCTGCTTCGGACGAGGTTCGTACCTGCTTCGGACAAGCAACAGATATTAAACAGGTGCTGTACAGTTGTTGAACAGACCTCGAACAGGAATTATCTGGTCAAGGTTTGGTCAATATATGTTACAAGACTGCTCCCGTCCGAAGCTGGTACGAACACAATACGAAGACAATATGAAGAAAGCCCCTCTACATTAGCCCTGGAGACACAAAAAGGGATGTTTTATCAAAAAAAATCCCCCTTGCACAGAACAAGGAGGATAAAATTAGAATATGACGATGGTTAGTTTTTATGTTTAAATGCATCCAAACCACTTTGCAGGAACGCCTTGTACTCTTCTACATTGTAGTTGGCACCGCGCTGAGGCACCAGTTTTTTGCCCGTCGGATCGACAATTACATACAGCGGTTGTGAATTGCTATCAAATGTAGCAGCTTGAAAATCGCTGTTTTTTTTACCGATTGTATTGATCTTTTTGCCACTATATTTGGAAACAAATTGTTCGTTGGCAGCCAGCTCGGTCTTATCGTCCACAAAAAGTTCAGCCATAACAAACTCTTCTTTTAATAATTTGGCCACAGCTTGGTCTGTCCAGACATTCGCTTCCATTTTACGACAATTGACACAATTCCAACCCGTAAAATCGATTAATACGGGCTTGTTTAATTCTTTAGCCGTAGCTAATGCCTGGTCGTAATCATAATAAGGATCAAATCCTTTTGGCGTGCCTCTTTCATGAAAAATTTCAGCATATTTTTTCACCTTCCCGTCTGAATGTGCAGCAGCACCAGCACTTACACCCGAAGAAAGATCAAAGTCTTGTGTTGCCGATGGTGGTAAAAAAGCAGAAATCGATTTTAAAGGTGCACCCCATAAACCGGGCACCATATAGACTACAAAAGAAAAAACAACAATTGCCAAGATCGTTCTAGGAACAGATAGGAATTTCAGCTCACTGTCATGGGAGAACTTTATCTTGCCGATCAAGTATAGACCCATCAAAGCAAAAATAGCAATCCATAGCGACAGGAACACCTCTCTATCCAACCAGTTCCAGTGGTAAGCTAAATCGACATTGCATAAAAATTTCAATGCTAAAGCGAGTTCCAAAAATCCCAAGACTACTTTCACACTATTCAGCCACCCCCCCGATTTCGGTAAGGATTTCAGCATGGAAGGAAACATAGCGAACAAACCAAAAGGAATGGCCAGGGCAATGGAGAATCCCAACATCCCAATTGCTGGACCTAATCTTTCCCCTTTCGAAGCTGCCTCAACCAACAGCGTCCCAATAATCGGTCCTGTACAAGAAAATGAAACCAATGACAAGCTAAAGGCCATAAAGAACAAGCCGACTAAGCCACCTTTATCTGATTTGGCATCCATTTTATTGACAAAGGAGCTTGGTAAAGTAATTTCAAATGCACCAAAAAAAGAAGCCGCAAATCCAACCAACAACAAAAAGAAAATGAAGTTAAAGATGCCGTTAGTCGAAAGCGCATTGAGTGCATCAGATCCGAATGCAATCGTGATAATCATCCCCAAGGCTACATAAATCACAATAATAAATAATCCATACAACAGGGCTTTACTGATACCACTTGCACGACTCCCTGCCTGTTTGGTAAAATAACTCACCGTCAGGGGTAACATCGGAAAAATACAAGGCATCAATAATGCTGCAAAACCACCTATAAGGCCTGCAATAAAGATACTCCACAATGATTTCTTTTCTGCCCCAGCAGCTTTTTCACCACTTGCTACTGCCGCTACTGTGGTCTTGTTTGAGTCGACCTTTACGGTAGCGGTATCCGGAGATTCCTCAAAAGATAGTGAATCGGGACTTATCGTACCATCCGTAAACTCAAGCCCCTCCAACTTGTTTGTTATTGTATCCGCTTGGGCAAACATGGCCACAGGCGCTATCAGCAACATGAGAAGGATAAATAATTTGAAATTGACTTTCATTTTGTGTTATTCTTAGGTATATATTGGTTTTTGAATAAATGAAACCCGAGGAGCTAGAGACTCCCCGAGTTAACTATAAA
Proteins encoded in this window:
- a CDS encoding protein-disulfide reductase DsbD family protein, which encodes MKVNFKLFILLMLLIAPVAMFAQADTITNKLEGLEFTDGTISPDSLSFEESPDTATVKVDSNKTTVAAVASGEKAAGAEKKSLWSIFIAGLIGGFAALLMPCIFPMLPLTVSYFTKQAGSRASGISKALLYGLFIIVIYVALGMIITIAFGSDALNALSTNGIFNFIFFLLLVGFAASFFGAFEITLPSSFVNKMDAKSDKGGLVGLFFMAFSLSLVSFSCTGPIIGTLLVEAASKGERLGPAIGMLGFSIALAIPFGLFAMFPSMLKSLPKSGGWLNSVKVVLGFLELALALKFLCNVDLAYHWNWLDREVFLSLWIAIFALMGLYLIGKIKFSHDSELKFLSVPRTILAIVVFSFVVYMVPGLWGAPLKSISAFLPPSATQDFDLSSGVSAGAAAHSDGKVKKYAEIFHERGTPKGFDPYYDYDQALATAKELNKPVLIDFTGWNCVNCRKMEANVWTDQAVAKLLKEEFVMAELFVDDKTELAANEQFVSKYSGKKINTIGKKNSDFQAATFDSNSQPLYVIVDPTGKKLVPQRGANYNVEEYKAFLQSGLDAFKHKN